One segment of Gilliamella sp. ESL0441 DNA contains the following:
- a CDS encoding Trm112 family protein: protein MKKILLSALACPKCHGKLEYDLQKNQLICQTDKLAFIIKDNIPVLLENQAIPLMQSQSTQD, encoded by the coding sequence ATGAAAAAAATACTTTTAAGTGCGCTAGCTTGTCCTAAATGCCATGGCAAACTAGAGTATGATTTACAGAAAAATCAATTAATTTGTCAAACTGACAAACTCGCTTTTATTATTAAAGACAATATACCGGTATTGTTAGAAAACCAAGCTATACCATTAATGCAGTCGCAAAGTACACAAGACTAA
- a CDS encoding calcium-binding protein: MSYNYLPKPTSPEKAVVPVTYSDNYVPVNYKDVKLLINGSDLIIQSGEDKLILPLAAKLASMDPNIFTFTFQDGVTINASELISKSQLISNMPKLIENNESDNSQKTELKGQDADEIIEPVAKDAVEIIIVEDLDSKLQKNEQSMQDLEKYISKQSASSSKDSDIDTAEYVSQISASDTAETSKETFIDEAHIVDEIQITDNDDSENPSEVNIPSITLLQIKSVVDQNTKTWISGTGNEESTTSGDFRSQYENVLIDLSAETADWTIYANNTQMIPAGQIGRIVEVTDAMSVTSVTGQLSNMTVITADSALGKQYGLKANQFMILYPEGSKTSFTLSYSYIDNDGQTVTDNATFDVVNNPAVIFDSTGHVQLASSKNNVDIVAGSGDDTIFAGNQNGHYNGGAGTNTVNYSELDESLTIDLNNGKTTSDHTHHTLENIQNVVGSNNGDIIIGHQTVSNNIIGGDGDDKIMTGGGNNVIDGGEGLNTISYETAASGVHVDLSNNVASDNGNGGKDSIKNIQNIIGSAYDDVLIGDDQDNIINGGEGDDILSGMGGNNILNGGEGNNTADYSQAASGINVDLIQSQNQVIKNGFGGQDTLINIQKIVGSDHNDNFRTGVGTTHIDGGAGDDRFLIGGNEASITFIHGNSGNNTYYAGAGFNNYIGGTGHDTVDYRLASSSVNIDFEKNVVYDNGFAGIDVFKNIDKVVGTKFDDYFVLGNGDHEVDGGLGNNIFIAGSGNNKINGGSQGMGYVNTVDYSNAGSGLDMDLVSGNVANNGFGGQDNLTNIQKIIASDFDDVIYSSGNDLSIFAGAGDDIVYGNDGNDTIDGGSGNNTLRYDKLQDGVKIDLSTGQVSKASGVDQFTNFNNFVGSNYNDTFIAAAGNQIIDGGAGHDIISYKGIAGKMIAHLDENKIYDGVQDRELFQHTIKNIDEVHFSNAWGNQGFTNKQGNTKFVGGSSDDFFYVLGGSNELIGGGGFDTVSYQHSNTGKGIVADLDRNGSGTVTQNSYDNVDHLQNIGVIIGTQYDDKIKSGGEIRGMTGNDTIEGVGNAMVSYVGVSKVDVDLEKGTALKTNGTDKLININNVKVGSGDSIVHGNANNNNIIGQGGNDTFYASAGNDSYDGGNGYDTLIYNQLKSNTTINMDLTTNKITKSGGLGTDTVKNVEKIIATKGNDLFKISSLNDLNNYRSIDGGDGFDVVQKSGKSSYFFFGSSSIFKHIERFEFNDKASDNISVDLSSIFDVMDQNRIEFVLDSNDNLAVINSSSWSHSVNGSTETWTDGTHELVVNRV, encoded by the coding sequence CAATCAGGTGAGGACAAATTAATATTACCTCTAGCGGCAAAATTAGCATCAATGGACCCAAATATATTTACATTTACATTTCAGGATGGGGTGACGATAAATGCTAGTGAACTGATATCAAAATCTCAATTGATCAGTAATATGCCTAAATTAATCGAAAATAATGAATCCGATAATAGTCAGAAAACGGAATTAAAAGGGCAAGATGCTGATGAAATAATTGAACCGGTCGCTAAGGATGCAGTCGAAATCATTATTGTTGAAGATCTTGATAGTAAATTGCAAAAAAATGAGCAAAGTATGCAAGATCTTGAGAAATATATCTCAAAGCAATCAGCTTCTTCATCAAAAGATTCCGATATTGATACAGCAGAATATGTTTCCCAAATTTCGGCTTCTGATACGGCTGAAACATCAAAAGAAACATTTATAGATGAAGCGCATATAGTTGATGAAATACAAATAACGGATAATGACGATTCAGAAAATCCGAGCGAAGTTAACATACCTTCAATTACGTTATTACAAATCAAAAGCGTTGTTGATCAAAATACTAAAACATGGATTAGTGGTACAGGTAATGAAGAATCCACAACTTCAGGTGATTTTCGTTCACAATACGAAAATGTTCTCATCGATTTATCGGCTGAAACAGCAGATTGGACTATCTATGCTAATAATACTCAAATGATTCCTGCTGGACAAATAGGTCGAATTGTTGAAGTTACTGATGCCATGAGTGTAACATCCGTGACAGGTCAACTTAGTAATATGACAGTCATTACAGCTGATTCAGCATTAGGTAAACAATATGGTTTAAAAGCAAATCAATTCATGATCCTTTATCCTGAAGGCTCAAAAACTAGCTTCACGCTTTCATATAGTTATATTGATAATGATGGTCAAACCGTTACCGATAATGCAACTTTTGATGTTGTTAATAACCCTGCGGTGATATTTGATAGTACAGGGCATGTTCAACTAGCATCCTCAAAAAATAATGTGGATATTGTCGCAGGAAGTGGTGATGACACTATTTTCGCAGGTAATCAAAATGGACATTACAATGGTGGAGCGGGTACAAATACTGTTAACTACAGTGAACTTGATGAATCATTAACAATAGATCTAAATAATGGCAAAACAACTTCTGATCATACTCATCATACTTTAGAAAACATTCAAAATGTGGTTGGAAGTAATAATGGCGATATAATCATTGGTCATCAAACGGTAAGTAATAATATTATCGGTGGTGATGGTGATGACAAGATCATGACTGGTGGTGGCAACAATGTGATTGATGGCGGGGAAGGTCTAAATACAATCAGTTATGAAACAGCTGCTAGTGGTGTTCATGTTGATTTATCGAATAATGTTGCTTCTGACAATGGTAATGGTGGTAAAGATTCAATCAAAAATATACAGAATATCATCGGAAGTGCTTACGATGATGTATTAATTGGTGACGATCAAGATAATATCATAAATGGTGGTGAGGGTGATGATATTTTATCAGGGATGGGCGGAAATAATATTCTCAATGGTGGAGAAGGAAACAATACTGCTGACTACTCTCAAGCTGCTTCTGGTATTAACGTAGATTTAATACAATCTCAAAATCAAGTTATTAAAAATGGTTTTGGCGGCCAAGATACACTCATTAATATTCAAAAAATTGTTGGAAGTGATCATAATGATAATTTCCGCACCGGAGTTGGTACGACTCATATAGATGGTGGCGCTGGTGATGATCGCTTTTTAATTGGCGGTAACGAAGCGAGTATTACCTTTATACATGGAAATAGTGGCAATAACACTTACTATGCAGGTGCAGGGTTTAATAACTATATTGGTGGTACAGGTCATGACACGGTTGATTACCGATTGGCTTCAAGTAGTGTCAATATTGATTTTGAAAAAAATGTTGTTTATGACAATGGATTTGCGGGCATTGATGTCTTCAAAAATATCGATAAAGTCGTGGGAACCAAATTTGATGACTATTTTGTTTTAGGCAATGGTGATCATGAGGTTGATGGTGGCTTAGGTAATAATATTTTTATAGCTGGATCAGGCAATAATAAAATCAATGGTGGCAGCCAAGGAATGGGTTATGTCAACACAGTCGATTATAGTAATGCTGGTTCTGGTTTAGACATGGATCTGGTTTCAGGGAATGTTGCTAATAATGGTTTTGGTGGACAAGATAATCTAACAAATATACAAAAAATTATTGCTTCGGATTTTGATGATGTGATTTACAGTAGTGGTAATGATTTAAGTATTTTTGCTGGTGCAGGAGATGATATTGTCTATGGAAATGATGGCAATGATACTATTGATGGCGGTTCTGGAAATAACACACTAAGATATGACAAACTTCAAGATGGTGTGAAAATTGATTTAAGTACAGGTCAGGTTTCAAAAGCGTCAGGCGTAGATCAGTTTACCAATTTCAACAACTTTGTTGGCTCTAATTACAATGATACCTTTATTGCCGCAGCTGGTAATCAAATAATTGATGGTGGTGCAGGACACGATATCATTAGCTATAAAGGTATTGCTGGGAAAATGATTGCTCACCTCGATGAAAATAAAATTTATGATGGCGTACAAGACAGAGAACTCTTTCAACATACCATCAAGAATATAGACGAAGTTCATTTTTCAAATGCATGGGGAAATCAAGGTTTCACTAATAAACAAGGAAATACTAAATTTGTTGGTGGATCATCTGATGACTTTTTCTATGTACTAGGTGGTAGTAATGAACTAATTGGCGGCGGCGGTTTTGATACCGTAAGTTATCAGCACTCAAATACAGGAAAAGGTATCGTTGCTGATCTCGATCGAAATGGATCCGGTACTGTTACTCAAAATAGTTATGATAATGTCGATCATCTGCAAAATATTGGAGTTATTATCGGTACTCAATATGATGATAAGATTAAATCAGGTGGTGAAATTAGAGGGATGACTGGTAATGACACCATTGAAGGTGTTGGTAATGCCATGGTTAGTTATGTTGGCGTATCTAAAGTAGATGTTGATCTTGAAAAAGGTACAGCGTTGAAAACTAATGGTACAGATAAATTAATTAACATTAATAATGTTAAAGTTGGCTCAGGTGATAGTATTGTTCATGGAAATGCAAATAATAATAATATTATCGGCCAAGGTGGTAATGATACTTTTTATGCTAGTGCTGGCAATGATTCTTATGATGGTGGGAATGGTTACGACACGTTGATTTATAATCAGTTGAAAAGTAATACAACGATTAACATGGATCTGACCACAAATAAAATTACTAAAAGTGGTGGATTGGGTACTGACACTGTAAAAAATGTTGAAAAAATCATAGCGACGAAAGGTAATGATCTCTTCAAAATTTCTTCGTTAAATGATTTGAATAACTATCGTTCAATTGATGGTGGAGATGGTTTTGATGTTGTTCAAAAATCAGGTAAATCAAGTTATTTCTTCTTTGGTTCATCTTCTATTTTCAAACATATTGAACGTTTTGAATTCAATGATAAAGCGTCTGATAACATTTCTGTGGATTTATCATCGATTTTTGATGTCATGGATCAAAACAGAATTGAGTTTGTTCTAGATAGTAATGACAACTTAGCAGTGATAAATTCTTCATCATGGTCTCATAGCGTGAATGGTTCGACAGAAACCTGGACTGATGGCACACATGAATTAGTAGTTAATCGAGTTTAA
- a CDS encoding calcium-binding protein, with amino-acid sequence MSNANKALTPMASAPSIIPFTYEDNKIDASWETENITLSIKGPDLIIATGDGRKLILTMGAELASLHQGLLSLSFKDGKKLDSYEILSLARVDGVAPNVIETNNPDSMQVKDEDTQKQEIEETTVDVTTNMTDNFIIIDSSGGAEMSTSEAESSLDDMMNMDMEMSLSKLKSPNSSIVLKKTSTSSSDSSKHDSTIDGEVPIVESKPPADVVPEVPKVKLFQWEGLINSAEHKYDVGSGNLDARTEAGANEQYATTIVDLSNESADWTINVPNQNWIPEGKILRVVSFDDIQSISSFSDLPPEYEIIQGGTALGDKYGLAPNEIIILYPQDQISKFAVNITYKDTNGVTKTETFNFSVVDSPSSVVDLEGNILLATKPNNVHVIGGAGDDTIIAGKTKDIYDGGEGINTVDYTKVEGNLVVDLNTGIISGAVDQQLKNIQNILGNDGDNTYIGSLTESNKLIGGAGNDTFFVGGGLSNHIDGQGGINTISYETVKNGVEVDLTQGIATDALGRNDTIKNINNITGTQFDDVLIGDSNDNVIIGNGGNDILMGMGGNNTLIGGNGGNTTASYEKAIQGIKVDLANATEQVVENGFGGKDTLKRVQTIRGSQFDDVFTTAKGSITIYGGDGNDIFNIQGDATSRAVIYGESGDNLYIAGQGYNSFIGGTGNDTVDYHLATSGIDVNLKTRRAYSNGFGGSDQLTDINGIIGTDFDDRIELTDDTNYKISSGAGNDYIIVGKGGMDNFYDGGTGVDTIDYSNVQNGIEISLKDQKAVKNGTKDVNNIDGQDAVINFNNIVGSAFDDIIEGSDEDNIIDIGGGTNNVIYGTLGSDQIIAKGKGTNTLDYSRYSAVSQGSGIEINATAGTVLKNVNGDDYQDTFTSNGFSKFVGTDYDDTFIINKNTTFVDGKDGINTLVLDETMKESYTIDLENNRLTWGNSSAEIHNINNVTSKEAAIHFYGNESKDNIVIAGANNDHIHAKGGDNYIDGGAGSDWIYYDAGTQGVNVSLDKNGNGTATNGFGGTDTIKNIENIYGSQYDDVLTGNGILIGGDGNNTLIGSGSNAVAEYRSPKGIIANLETGEVKDNGYGKEDLLINIHKIVGTNHDDIFYGSSVSDEIYTGAGNDIVYASSGNDKIVNTNGSKATVNYETLTQGIRVIVTNNNNTTVNKGNWGQDTLTSVTDIIGSNKNDTFQFSSLKDFNKFSSIDGGAGIDSVTKRGQAGLFDFSVVNKNLFKHIDIFNFKDGNGGDFILVNLSDLFQNMDNNNIRFDTDSTDSLQILDSAGVWTHSEVSPGVDQWTDGTHTLTWNHV; translated from the coding sequence ATGAGTAACGCGAATAAAGCATTAACACCGATGGCTTCAGCACCATCAATTATTCCATTCACCTATGAAGACAATAAAATTGATGCATCATGGGAAACCGAAAATATAACTTTATCGATTAAAGGTCCTGATTTAATCATTGCCACAGGCGATGGGCGTAAATTAATTTTAACTATGGGCGCTGAATTAGCATCGCTCCACCAAGGGTTGCTTTCACTTTCCTTTAAAGATGGTAAAAAATTAGATTCATATGAAATTTTGAGTTTAGCTCGTGTTGACGGTGTTGCTCCAAATGTGATTGAAACAAATAATCCTGATTCAATGCAAGTCAAAGATGAGGATACTCAAAAACAAGAAATTGAAGAGACAACAGTCGATGTCACTACAAATATGACAGATAATTTCATTATTATCGATAGTAGTGGTGGTGCTGAAATGTCTACCAGCGAAGCCGAATCATCTTTGGATGATATGATGAATATGGATATGGAGATGTCACTTAGTAAGCTTAAATCTCCTAATTCATCGATTGTTCTTAAAAAAACATCCACATCAAGTTCAGACTCTTCAAAGCATGACTCAACTATTGATGGTGAAGTACCAATTGTTGAAAGTAAACCGCCTGCAGATGTTGTTCCTGAAGTACCAAAAGTTAAGCTATTTCAATGGGAAGGTTTAATTAACAGTGCTGAACATAAATATGATGTCGGTAGTGGTAACCTCGATGCCAGAACAGAGGCTGGTGCAAATGAGCAATATGCTACAACAATTGTTGATCTTTCTAATGAAAGTGCTGATTGGACTATCAACGTTCCAAACCAAAATTGGATCCCTGAAGGTAAGATTCTTCGTGTTGTTTCTTTTGATGATATTCAATCAATTTCAAGTTTTAGTGATTTACCTCCGGAATATGAAATTATTCAGGGTGGTACGGCGCTAGGAGATAAATATGGTTTAGCTCCTAATGAAATCATTATTTTATATCCTCAAGATCAGATAAGTAAGTTTGCTGTTAATATCACGTATAAAGATACAAATGGTGTGACAAAAACAGAAACTTTCAACTTTTCGGTTGTAGACTCTCCATCGTCTGTTGTTGATTTGGAAGGAAACATACTGTTAGCCACTAAGCCTAATAATGTTCATGTCATAGGCGGAGCTGGAGATGATACAATCATCGCTGGAAAAACCAAAGATATTTATGATGGTGGGGAAGGGATTAATACAGTTGATTACACTAAAGTTGAAGGTAACTTAGTTGTTGATTTAAATACTGGTATCATTTCAGGTGCTGTTGATCAACAACTTAAAAATATCCAAAATATTTTAGGTAATGATGGTGATAATACTTATATCGGTAGTCTCACTGAAAGCAATAAATTAATAGGTGGTGCTGGTAACGATACGTTTTTTGTCGGAGGCGGTTTGTCTAATCACATAGATGGACAAGGTGGTATCAATACTATTAGTTATGAAACTGTTAAAAATGGTGTAGAAGTCGATTTAACCCAAGGAATAGCTACTGATGCTTTAGGAAGAAACGATACCATTAAAAATATTAATAATATTACTGGTACACAATTTGATGATGTTTTGATTGGTGATAGTAACGACAATGTCATTATAGGGAATGGCGGTAATGATATTCTAATGGGTATGGGTGGTAATAATACTTTAATTGGTGGTAACGGTGGAAATACCACTGCTAGTTATGAAAAAGCAATCCAAGGTATTAAAGTAGATCTAGCCAATGCAACAGAACAAGTTGTTGAAAATGGATTTGGTGGTAAAGACACATTAAAAAGAGTACAAACGATTAGAGGTAGTCAATTTGATGATGTTTTCACTACAGCAAAAGGTAGTATCACTATCTACGGTGGTGATGGTAATGATATTTTTAATATCCAAGGTGATGCCACAAGCCGAGCAGTAATTTATGGTGAATCAGGTGATAATCTTTATATTGCAGGGCAAGGTTATAACTCTTTCATTGGCGGAACTGGTAACGATACTGTTGATTACCATCTTGCTACTTCAGGCATTGATGTAAATTTAAAAACACGTCGAGCTTATTCCAATGGTTTCGGAGGATCAGATCAGTTAACAGATATAAATGGAATTATTGGAACGGATTTTGATGACCGTATAGAGTTAACGGATGATACCAATTATAAAATTAGTTCAGGAGCCGGAAACGATTATATCATCGTTGGTAAAGGTGGAATGGATAATTTTTATGATGGTGGAACTGGTGTTGATACTATAGATTATAGTAACGTACAAAACGGTATTGAAATAAGCTTAAAAGACCAAAAAGCAGTAAAAAATGGTACCAAAGATGTAAATAATATTGATGGTCAAGATGCTGTAATAAATTTTAACAATATTGTTGGTTCAGCATTTGATGATATTATCGAAGGTAGTGATGAAGATAACATCATTGATATTGGTGGCGGAACAAATAACGTCATTTATGGTACGCTTGGTTCTGATCAAATTATTGCTAAAGGGAAAGGAACAAATACGCTAGACTATAGCCGTTATTCGGCTGTTTCGCAGGGTTCTGGCATTGAAATAAATGCAACTGCAGGAACGGTATTAAAAAATGTAAATGGAGATGACTATCAGGATACTTTTACAAGTAACGGATTTAGCAAATTTGTAGGTACTGATTATGATGACACATTTATCATCAATAAAAATACAACGTTTGTTGATGGTAAAGATGGGATCAACACCCTTGTTTTAGATGAAACGATGAAAGAATCGTATACTATTGATTTAGAAAATAATCGTCTTACTTGGGGTAATTCTTCTGCTGAAATACATAACATTAATAATGTTACCTCAAAAGAGGCTGCTATACATTTTTATGGAAACGAGTCTAAAGATAATATCGTTATTGCTGGAGCGAATAATGACCATATTCACGCAAAAGGTGGTGACAATTATATTGATGGCGGCGCGGGCAGTGACTGGATTTATTATGATGCAGGTACACAAGGTGTAAATGTTAGTTTAGATAAAAATGGTAATGGCACAGCTACTAATGGTTTCGGTGGTACTGATACAATTAAGAATATCGAAAATATCTATGGTTCACAATATGACGATGTATTGACGGGTAATGGTATTTTAATTGGTGGTGATGGAAACAATACATTAATTGGTTCTGGAAGTAACGCTGTTGCTGAATACCGATCACCTAAGGGAATAATAGCTAATCTTGAAACTGGTGAGGTTAAAGATAATGGATATGGTAAGGAAGATTTACTTATCAATATTCATAAGATTGTTGGAACAAATCATGATGATATATTTTATGGCAGCAGTGTAAGTGATGAAATTTATACTGGCGCTGGAAATGATATCGTCTACGCAAGCAGTGGTAACGATAAAATAGTTAATACTAATGGAAGTAAAGCCACTGTTAATTATGAAACCTTGACACAAGGAATTAGAGTTATTGTCACCAACAATAATAATACCACTGTAAATAAAGGTAATTGGGGTCAAGATACACTAACATCAGTTACTGACATAATTGGTTCTAATAAGAATGATACTTTTCAGTTTAGTTCTCTGAAAGATTTCAATAAATTTAGTTCAATTGACGGTGGGGCCGGTATTGATAGCGTGACGAAAAGAGGTCAGGCTGGTCTTTTTGATTTCAGTGTTGTTAACAAAAATTTATTCAAACATATTGATATATTCAATTTCAAAGATGGCAATGGCGGTGATTTTATCCTCGTAAACTTGAGTGACTTATTCCAAAATATGGATAACAACAACATTCGGTTTGATACCGATAGTACTGATTCACTTCAAATTTTGGATAGTGCTGGTGTGTGGACTCACTCTGAAGTTTCACCAGGAGTAGATCAATGGACCGATGGTACCCATACATTAACCTGGAATCATGTGTAG
- a CDS encoding ATP-binding cassette domain-containing protein: MNSELTSNTSEIYQLKSALSEAAKKLSLPVGQWEWQEQIEKLDTDVTQETLFELAKKYLGIELFPCSEDHNPVNKALYIAYESEMGWSLLSVHFGKIRNEKGVKLEKLPEKTWRILPSERQNKLSWRSLLVMGQKENKIISRLFWTTLIINLFIMLIPLYLNAIYDRVIPGQADSSLWALSLGVILAILVEYYFRMDRIKLGCEYSSLVQYRLEPKIISELIQVTPSFKTQWGRKVIEAMNNWNVFRMQFLTFFSSTVLDLVFSLLYFIVIAIVAGWLIIVPIIIFFCAVVRITFFYFENKSVPAINAQVPFSPTTLEYYQSSVSYKEATYTFLAGNEKAQQNEQKRYIINNRCSSFLMGLTSLQTVLAVIVAFYLIQTGNMSPAGLFATIIIGGRLNQPFFSLMHMLPNLQRMTNTMDQINELLDKQQNENGLLSGFNGPKNGWSASKVCFKYHPSLPCLDDISLQIQQGERIAIVGGPGSGKSTLLKLLLGILDVDEGNITWNGFMLTKSISDSLRADTHYLWQYSGIIGETVYEYLTLNNDATQISHERALEVLKQVNLNNLLPFLNNGLDTYWRQLPVPLTILQRQKLALARFILSPHKISFLDNPTAELDPNTEQLLLAQLNSRAKEGQTMVIATDRTNLLPFVDRVIMLNGGNIVFDGDKQGFQAYLKNTSQDKQV, from the coding sequence ATGAATAGTGAATTAACATCAAATACTTCAGAAATTTATCAATTAAAGTCGGCCTTGTCAGAGGCCGCAAAAAAATTGTCCTTACCTGTAGGTCAATGGGAGTGGCAAGAGCAAATTGAAAAACTTGATACAGATGTAACACAAGAAACGTTATTTGAGTTAGCAAAAAAGTATCTTGGTATTGAGCTATTTCCTTGTTCAGAAGATCATAATCCTGTTAATAAAGCCCTTTATATAGCTTATGAATCAGAAATGGGGTGGTCATTACTTTCTGTTCACTTTGGTAAGATTCGAAACGAAAAGGGTGTAAAGCTAGAGAAATTACCAGAAAAAACATGGCGAATTTTGCCGTCAGAACGACAGAATAAATTAAGCTGGCGCTCATTATTAGTCATGGGACAGAAAGAGAATAAAATAATCTCTCGTCTATTTTGGACTACATTGATTATCAACTTGTTCATTATGCTTATTCCGCTATACTTAAATGCGATATATGACCGAGTTATACCGGGACAAGCTGATTCATCATTGTGGGCACTATCTTTGGGTGTGATACTTGCAATATTAGTTGAGTACTATTTCCGAATGGACAGAATCAAGTTAGGATGTGAATATTCTTCTTTAGTTCAATATCGTTTAGAACCTAAAATCATTTCTGAGCTTATTCAAGTAACGCCAAGCTTTAAAACGCAATGGGGACGTAAGGTTATCGAGGCAATGAATAACTGGAATGTTTTCAGAATGCAGTTTTTAACATTCTTCTCTAGCACGGTATTAGATCTTGTCTTCAGTCTTCTTTATTTTATTGTCATTGCTATTGTTGCAGGCTGGTTAATTATTGTTCCTATAATTATCTTTTTCTGTGCAGTTGTACGTATTACGTTTTTCTATTTTGAGAATAAGTCCGTACCAGCAATCAATGCTCAAGTTCCGTTTTCGCCTACGACACTTGAATATTACCAGTCTTCTGTTTCTTATAAAGAAGCGACCTATACATTTCTCGCTGGAAATGAAAAAGCACAACAAAATGAACAAAAAAGATACATTATTAATAATCGATGTAGTTCATTTTTAATGGGATTAACAAGTCTCCAAACTGTTCTTGCGGTTATTGTTGCTTTTTATCTCATACAGACAGGAAATATGTCACCGGCTGGTTTATTTGCAACGATTATTATTGGTGGACGATTGAATCAACCTTTCTTTTCATTAATGCATATGTTGCCAAATCTTCAGCGTATGACTAATACGATGGATCAAATTAATGAATTATTGGATAAACAGCAAAATGAAAACGGATTATTAAGTGGTTTTAATGGTCCAAAAAATGGTTGGAGTGCTTCAAAAGTATGTTTCAAATATCATCCTTCATTGCCATGTTTAGATGATATTAGTTTGCAAATTCAGCAAGGTGAACGTATCGCAATTGTCGGTGGTCCTGGATCAGGTAAAAGTACTTTACTTAAATTGCTATTAGGTATTTTAGACGTTGATGAAGGTAATATAACTTGGAATGGTTTCATGTTGACTAAATCAATCAGCGATTCATTACGCGCTGATACGCATTATTTATGGCAATATAGTGGGATTATCGGTGAAACTGTATATGAATATCTAACATTAAATAATGATGCTACCCAAATTAGTCACGAACGTGCATTAGAAGTTTTAAAACAAGTCAATTTAAACAATTTACTGCCGTTTTTAAATAATGGATTAGATACATATTGGCGTCAATTACCTGTACCATTAACGATATTACAACGTCAAAAATTAGCTTTGGCTCGCTTTATATTATCTCCGCATAAGATATCATTCCTTGATAATCCTACAGCGGAATTGGATCCTAATACCGAACAATTACTATTAGCTCAATTAAATTCACGAGCAAAAGAAGGTCAAACCATGGTTATTGCAACGGATAGGACTAATTTGTTACCATTTGTTGACAGGGTGATTATGCTTAATGGTGGAAATATTGTTTTTGATGGTGATAAACAAGGTTTTCAAGCTTATTTAAAAAATACCTCCCAAGATAAACAAGTTTAA
- the lpxK gene encoding tetraacyldisaccharide 4'-kinase, whose protein sequence is MIEKLWYGKSKFYWLLVPFSLLYGLIAFLRRQLYKLGILKSWHSPKPVIIIGNLSAGGNGKTPLVIGLIEALKAKGIQAGVVSRGYGGKADKYPLIIDSQVTTEQAGDEPVLIYQRTQAPIAVSPQRNEAVKALLNNYNIDVILTDDGLQHYALARDIEVVVIDGKRMFGNGWWIPAGPMRERQNRLKSVDLIIINGDTESNLALKYPNKTYTMQLTPKYAVNLLTQEKKELHLLNDVCAIAGISNPKRFFNMLTDRKVDLIKTVSFADHQKFTLSLLDNIVTTNQTLLMTEKDAVKCRAFAMPNWWYLPIDANIPSQAVDQICSLLDDLKIKRAKK, encoded by the coding sequence ATGATTGAAAAGCTATGGTATGGAAAATCAAAATTTTATTGGTTGCTCGTACCTTTTTCTCTGTTATATGGATTGATTGCATTTTTGCGTCGGCAATTATATAAATTAGGTATTTTAAAATCATGGCATTCGCCAAAACCAGTTATTATTATAGGTAACTTATCGGCTGGCGGTAATGGAAAAACACCATTAGTAATTGGATTGATCGAAGCTCTAAAAGCAAAAGGTATCCAGGCTGGTGTTGTGTCACGGGGTTATGGCGGAAAAGCCGATAAATATCCACTCATCATAGATAGTCAGGTTACAACAGAACAGGCTGGAGACGAACCGGTACTTATTTATCAACGAACACAGGCCCCAATCGCAGTCTCACCACAGCGCAATGAAGCGGTAAAAGCCTTACTAAACAATTATAATATAGATGTTATTTTAACTGATGATGGTTTACAACATTACGCATTAGCGCGCGATATAGAAGTTGTTGTTATTGATGGTAAACGTATGTTTGGTAATGGTTGGTGGATACCTGCTGGCCCCATGAGAGAGCGTCAAAACCGATTAAAATCGGTTGATTTAATCATAATAAATGGAGATACTGAAAGCAATTTAGCATTAAAGTACCCGAATAAAACGTATACCATGCAGCTAACACCAAAATATGCAGTAAATTTGTTAACACAAGAAAAAAAGGAGTTACATCTACTGAATGATGTATGTGCCATTGCTGGTATCAGTAATCCTAAACGTTTTTTTAATATGTTAACAGATAGGAAAGTTGACCTAATAAAAACTGTATCTTTTGCAGATCATCAAAAATTTACATTATCCTTATTAGACAATATAGTAACGACTAATCAAACCCTTTTAATGACGGAAAAAGACGCAGTAAAATGCCGAGCATTTGCAATGCCAAATTGGTGGTATTTACCGATTGATGCAAATATCCCATCACAGGCCGTTGATCAGATCTGTTCGTTGTTAGATGATTTAAAAATTAAAAGAGCAAAAAAATGA